A window of Lusitaniella coriacea LEGE 07157 genomic DNA:
CCGCCACCCAGACAAAACCCAGTCACTCCTACTCTATCTGGGTAAACATCTTTTCTGGATTTAATGTAAGTTAAAGTTGCCTCAATATCATCTTCCATAGGCTTGCCAAAATCGAGCTGCCACATCATTGCTGTTGCTTCTTCTACCTCATCATATCCAAACTTATTATTTGGCAATTCACGATAATACAAATCGGGAGTAATAACAACATAACCTTCTTTAGCAATTCGCACAGCGACATTTTTAATATGTTGTGTTAATCCAAAAGCTTCCATGAGTAGCATTACTGCTGGTTTGCGGCTATTCTGAACTGGCGAACACACGAAGACAGGCATTTCTCCATTAGGAGTGGAAATTATGATTTCTTGATGTTCAACTTGCATTCTCTTACCCCTGTAAATCTTCGATTGAATTTACAGATAGCTTAAACAAGATGTCATTCAAGATTATAGAAAAAAGCTGCTGAACTTTAGTAAATTATTGCGATTTAGCAAGAAATTGTTTTGGCGTAACTCCAGTAATCAGCTTAAAATATCTACCAAAGTGGCTTTGGTCGCAAAAGCCTAAATTAGCTGCAATCTCCGCAATAGTAAGTTTTTTCTGCTGTATTAAATACTTTGCTTTTTCAATTCGACACTGCAAAATGTACTGATGAGGTGTATTACCCACACTATTTCTAAACAATCGTATGAAGTGATAAGGACTCATTTTCGCAATTGCAGCCAGCTCAACAATTTTTAAATTGCGATTGAGATTTTCGTGTATGTATTCAGTAACTTGTTTTAAATTTGATTTGGAGAAGTTATCTTGATAACTAGAAAGTTTGGGCTTTGTAGCGCAGTATTTCCGTAACAGGTGAATTGCCAAGGTCGTCTTAAGACTATCAATTAATCGATCGTCACCAATTTGGCTAGACTTTATTTCGTCTCTTAACGCAAAAAGAATTCCTTGGATTAGAGCATCCTGCTGATTCATGAATTGAGGAATAAGTTCAATGCGATCGCAGTCTACTAGGTCTTGACCGACTTGTTGAAGAAGGTTTGGCTCAATTGCCAAAATCGTAAACTCGCCCAAGTTATTCCAATTACAGCGATGAGCAATACCAGCAGGAATAATAGCAATATCTCCGCGATCGCGTCTTTCTCTATTCACTTTTCCATCAAGCCATCTTTCCCCTGGAGAGTTGGAGACACCATAGGCAATTATATGCATAGTGTGTTGATGTTCGATGGTTTCAAACTTGGGCTGTCGGTGTTGTTCGAGATGAATACCATCCCATCCTGAGCTTGAGAATAGAGCAGGTTTTGGCACAAAAGGAGCAGATGCTCCTTCTTGTCTGAAATCTAGGAGTTTAATTACTTTTCCTTGCATGAATCTTTTACTCTTCTAGATCGATATTTCTAACAGCATTTTTCTCAAGCTAGCGCTTATGTTCAACTCATGAAAAAGGATAATATTCGCCCTTGAACGGCTACGATTCATTCAGTAGTTTGAGCCGCACGAATCACGGAACGAGACAGATTAAACGCCTTGGGATTCTCGCCATTATTTTTAGCAGGCCAACCTTCACGCTGACGAGATCGGTCGCCGTCAGTCTCCTCTGTTTGGTCGTGGAATAGAATCTGCTGAGTGGGGAAGGGTAAGTCGATTCCAGCAGCGACTAGATCGATACAAATCTTCTCAAGTACCCAGTCCATAGAGGCGACAACATCGGCACGACGGGGTGGATGAATCCACCAACGCGCTCGTATATTAATCGTACTTCCAGCTAAATCAACCACCAAGGCTTCAGGGCTAGGTTCTGATAGAACGTCGTCATTATTACTCAATACATTTAAGATAATTTCTTTTGCCTGAGCAATGTCGTCACCATAGCCAATGCCAAAGTCATATTCAAGGCGGCGTTTGTCGTAACCTGTGTTAACCATCACAGAGTTTGTGAATAACTCTCCATTGGGAAGAACAACCTTTCGACCATCATAAGTACGGATAATTGT
This region includes:
- a CDS encoding mechanosensitive ion channel family protein, producing MDNISVSTATDKLEGMIQGAIALIPNLLIGVIVLAIFWLIARLVRKFIKRATRRSDASNVGSVLGRLAQGILIVLGFLLAAVIVFPNFNPADVLASLGIGGVAIGFAFKDILQNFLAGILILLTEPFKLDDQIVYNDIEGTVEHIQTRATIIRTYDGRKVVLPNGELFTNSVMVNTGYDKRRLEYDFGIGYGDDIAQAKEIILNVLSNNDDVLSEPSPEALVVDLAGSTINIRARWWIHPPRRADVVASMDWVLEKICIDLVAAGIDLPFPTQQILFHDQTEETDGDRSRQREGWPAKNNGENPKAFNLSRSVIRAAQTTE
- a CDS encoding helix-turn-helix domain-containing protein yields the protein MQGKVIKLLDFRQEGASAPFVPKPALFSSSGWDGIHLEQHRQPKFETIEHQHTMHIIAYGVSNSPGERWLDGKVNRERRDRGDIAIIPAGIAHRCNWNNLGEFTILAIEPNLLQQVGQDLVDCDRIELIPQFMNQQDALIQGILFALRDEIKSSQIGDDRLIDSLKTTLAIHLLRKYCATKPKLSSYQDNFSKSNLKQVTEYIHENLNRNLKIVELAAIAKMSPYHFIRLFRNSVGNTPHQYILQCRIEKAKYLIQQKKLTIAEIAANLGFCDQSHFGRYFKLITGVTPKQFLAKSQ
- a CDS encoding dienelactone hydrolase family protein; amino-acid sequence: MQVEHQEIIISTPNGEMPVFVCSPVQNSRKPAVMLLMEAFGLTQHIKNVAVRIAKEGYVVITPDLYYRELPNNKFGYDEVEEATAMMWQLDFGKPMEDDIEATLTYIKSRKDVYPDRVGVTGFCLGGGLTFFTATKFSSKIALAAPFYGMVFDEWIEAVTNITIPVYLFFGEIDPFIKSDRVKQIESRFKELGKNYKLKVYPNAEHGFFCHERSSYNASAAADSWHELVEFFRQHLQVKVPENNRVK